The following are encoded together in the Candidatus Methylomirabilis oxygeniifera genome:
- a CDS encoding conserved protein of unknown function (Evidence 4 : Homologs of previously reported genes of unknown function) codes for MDIATVGAAITGIKFAKDSLQAALGYKIEKETQIQVTAVLEKLGTALDTLFELREELFRLQSENDRLRQDLAARDEWNAVKAQYRLSETPGGAVVYESSGPPKHYACPVCFVKGSAQILQDRRMITGVFDCPNCKAEFPVNPRKSIPISAGKTRQIIGDW; via the coding sequence ATGGACATCGCCACGGTCGGCGCAGCTATCACTGGGATCAAGTTCGCGAAGGACTCTTTGCAAGCAGCGCTCGGGTACAAGATTGAAAAAGAGACACAGATCCAGGTGACGGCGGTGCTCGAAAAGCTGGGCACGGCACTGGACACCCTCTTCGAGTTGCGAGAGGAGCTGTTCCGACTCCAAAGCGAGAACGACCGCCTCCGCCAGGACCTTGCCGCTCGCGATGAATGGAATGCGGTGAAAGCTCAGTACCGGCTCAGCGAGACGCCAGGCGGTGCAGTCGTCTACGAGTCGAGCGGACCTCCGAAGCACTATGCGTGTCCAGTCTGCTTTGTGAAAGGCTCAGCGCAGATCCTCCAGGACCGACGTATGATAACGGGAGTCTTCGATTGTCCGAACTGCAAGGCGGAGTTTCCTGTCAACCCACGAAAATCAATTCCGATCTCCGCTGGCAAAACCCGGCAAATCATTGGTGACTGGTAG
- a CDS encoding putative regulatory protein, FmdB (Evidence 3 : Function proposed based on presence of conserved amino acid motif, structural feature or limited homology): protein MPIYEYACSSCRKRVSLLIRNIHHPATPVCPRCGGRELTRLLSRFAVVKSEESRFERMADPSNFGDLDENDPKSVARWAKRMGKEMGEDVGEDFDQMMEEAAEEEGAAGGGAETEE, encoded by the coding sequence ATGCCGATCTATGAATACGCGTGCAGCAGTTGCAGGAAGCGGGTAAGCCTGCTGATCCGGAATATCCATCACCCCGCTACGCCCGTCTGCCCACGCTGTGGGGGTCGGGAGTTGACGCGGCTGCTCTCCCGGTTCGCCGTGGTCAAGTCTGAAGAGAGCCGCTTTGAGCGGATGGCCGACCCCAGCAATTTCGGCGATCTTGACGAGAACGATCCGAAGAGTGTGGCGCGCTGGGCCAAGCGGATGGGGAAAGAGATGGGCGAGGATGTCGGCGAGGACTTCGACCAGATGATGGAAGAGGCAGCGGAGGAAGAGGGGGCGGCCGGAGGGGGAGCAGAGACCGAGGAGTAG
- the sga gene encoding Serine-glyoxylate aminotransferase (Evidence 2b : Function of strongly homologous gene; Product type e : enzyme), which yields MKKRHLLAPGPTPVLPEALLAMARPILYHRGPEYEVLLASVREGLKFLFQTKNEVLLFTSSGTGGMEGTVVNTLSPGDHAVVIRSGKFGERWGEICEAYGLQPQYIDVEWGRAVEPDLVAAALAADPSIKAVFATHTESSTGVIHDIEAIARIVGRTPAILVVDAIMSLGVASLPMDTWGVDVVVGGSQKGLMIPPGLAFCAVSDKAWAMVRQSRLPKFYFNFLAERKSLEKNQNTFTPAVSLVMALHESLAAIRAEGLTALFARHDRLARATRAGVRALGLELFTDRPTPALTAVVAPSGLEAGAIVKRLRAAHGITISGGQAQLKGKIFRLAHLGYADESDVVICLAALERTLTDLGYPVKLGEGVRAAQEVLSQAG from the coding sequence ATGAAAAAGCGACATTTACTAGCGCCAGGCCCGACTCCGGTCCTTCCGGAGGCCTTGCTGGCGATGGCCAGGCCGATTCTGTACCATCGCGGTCCTGAGTACGAAGTGCTCCTTGCCTCCGTCCGGGAAGGGCTCAAATTTCTCTTCCAAACCAAAAACGAGGTGCTGTTGTTCACCTCATCCGGTACCGGTGGGATGGAGGGGACTGTGGTGAACACGCTCTCACCCGGCGATCATGCCGTGGTCATCAGGAGCGGTAAGTTCGGCGAACGCTGGGGAGAGATCTGCGAGGCCTATGGCCTTCAGCCTCAGTACATCGATGTCGAGTGGGGGCGAGCGGTAGAGCCCGACCTCGTGGCGGCGGCGCTTGCGGCTGATCCCTCGATCAAGGCGGTCTTTGCCACGCACACAGAGAGCTCCACCGGCGTCATACACGATATTGAGGCGATCGCCCGGATCGTGGGGAGGACGCCGGCCATCCTGGTCGTTGACGCCATTATGAGTCTGGGGGTGGCAAGTTTGCCGATGGATACCTGGGGGGTGGACGTCGTTGTGGGCGGATCTCAGAAGGGCTTGATGATCCCGCCGGGTCTCGCCTTCTGCGCGGTCTCCGACAAGGCCTGGGCGATGGTGCGACAATCCCGCCTTCCGAAGTTCTACTTCAACTTCCTGGCAGAGCGGAAGAGCCTGGAGAAGAACCAGAATACCTTCACGCCGGCGGTGTCGTTGGTCATGGCGCTTCACGAGTCCCTCGCCGCGATCAGGGCGGAGGGTCTCACTGCGCTGTTCGCGCGGCATGATCGGCTTGCGCGGGCGACCCGTGCCGGCGTGCGCGCGCTCGGACTCGAACTATTCACCGACCGGCCTACCCCGGCGCTGACCGCCGTTGTCGCCCCGTCGGGTCTCGAGGCCGGCGCCATCGTAAAGAGGCTTCGAGCGGCTCACGGTATCACCATCTCGGGCGGACAGGCGCAGCTTAAAGGGAAAATCTTCCGTTTGGCTCACCTGGGATACGCCGACGAATCCGATGTTGTGATCTGCCTCGCGGCACTGGAACGAACCCTTACCGATCTCGGCTACCCGGTCAAGCTGGGCGAGGGGGTACGGGCGGCCCAAGAGGTGCTGAGTCAGGCGGGCTGA
- the serA gene encoding D-3-phosphoglycerate dehydrogenase (Evidence 2b : Function of strongly homologous gene; Product type e : enzyme) — MRILVSDGLSPRGIEVLRQAEGFEVDERRKLTPEALQECIDNYDGLIVRSATKVTAPILRAAHHLKVVGRAGVGVDNIDVEAATARGVLVMNAPSGNTLATAEHTFSLLLSLAKNIPQATASMKGGRWEKGAFLSVELGGKTLGIIGLGRIGGEVARRAKGFAMRVIVADPFVSEETATALGVELVELPDLFQRSDFITVHTPITPETYHLIDRDAIARMKTGVRIINCARGGIVDETALYEAMKAGKVAGAAMDVFEQEPTTDSSLFSLNNFICTPHIGAASEEAQENVAVEIAQQIVEYLQKGLIRNAVNAPSIDPALYKMLQPYLTLSEKLGRLASQLAEGGLRQIRIDYRGEIAGYDPAALTASVIKGALDPFLGDEVNYVNALALAKGRGIRIIESKVLEEADYASLITVSIKGDRGTSEVAGTLFSRREPRVVRINEFRLEAIPEGYLLIFSNLDVPGVIGTIGTLLGKHRVNIAGMQLGREQPGGRAVSVVNVDNPVPAHVIDEIRRLPNIVFVKLVKA, encoded by the coding sequence ATGCGAATCCTTGTAAGCGACGGCTTGTCGCCGCGCGGCATCGAGGTGTTGCGCCAGGCCGAGGGGTTTGAGGTCGATGAGCGGCGCAAGTTGACACCGGAGGCGCTGCAGGAGTGCATCGACAACTACGACGGCCTGATTGTCCGTAGCGCCACCAAGGTCACCGCGCCGATCCTGCGAGCTGCGCACCACCTTAAGGTGGTAGGGCGGGCGGGCGTCGGGGTGGACAATATCGACGTCGAGGCGGCGACCGCTCGCGGTGTCCTGGTGATGAATGCCCCAAGCGGCAATACTCTGGCCACCGCCGAACATACCTTCTCACTCCTGCTGTCGCTTGCCAAGAATATCCCGCAGGCGACCGCCTCGATGAAAGGCGGTCGGTGGGAGAAGGGCGCATTTCTCAGTGTCGAGTTGGGGGGGAAGACGTTGGGGATCATCGGCTTGGGGCGGATCGGCGGCGAGGTGGCTCGACGCGCCAAAGGGTTTGCCATGCGCGTCATCGTCGCTGATCCCTTTGTGTCCGAAGAGACCGCGACCGCGCTGGGGGTCGAACTGGTGGAACTCCCGGACCTGTTCCAACGGTCGGATTTTATCACCGTTCACACCCCTATCACCCCGGAGACGTACCATCTCATCGATCGCGACGCGATCGCGCGGATGAAAACAGGGGTTCGGATCATCAATTGCGCGAGGGGCGGGATCGTCGACGAGACGGCGCTGTATGAGGCGATGAAGGCCGGCAAGGTTGCGGGCGCGGCGATGGATGTGTTTGAACAGGAGCCGACGACCGACTCGTCGCTGTTTTCGCTCAACAACTTCATCTGCACCCCGCATATCGGCGCAGCGAGCGAGGAAGCGCAGGAGAATGTCGCCGTCGAGATCGCCCAGCAAATCGTCGAGTATCTCCAGAAAGGGCTGATCAGGAACGCCGTGAATGCCCCGTCGATCGATCCGGCGCTGTACAAGATGCTTCAGCCGTACCTCACCCTGTCCGAGAAACTGGGCCGCCTGGCCTCTCAGCTTGCCGAGGGGGGGCTGCGCCAGATTCGGATCGATTACCGGGGTGAGATTGCGGGCTATGACCCGGCGGCGCTCACCGCATCCGTCATCAAGGGGGCGCTGGACCCCTTCCTGGGCGATGAGGTCAACTACGTCAACGCCCTGGCTCTGGCGAAAGGACGCGGCATCCGGATCATCGAGAGTAAGGTGCTGGAGGAAGCCGACTACGCGAGCCTCATCACCGTCTCGATTAAAGGCGACCGTGGCACGAGTGAGGTGGCAGGGACGCTCTTCAGCCGCCGCGAGCCTAGGGTCGTCCGGATCAACGAATTCCGTCTGGAAGCCATTCCGGAGGGTTATCTCCTGATCTTTTCCAATTTGGACGTACCTGGAGTTATCGGGACGATCGGCACCTTGCTCGGAAAGCACCGGGTCAACATCGCCGGAATGCAGTTGGGGCGGGAGCAACCCGGCGGTCGGGCCGTATCGGTGGTGAATGTCGACAATCCTGTTCCTGCTCATGTCATCGATGAGATCCGGCGGCTTCCCAATATCGTCTTCGTCAAGCTGGTGAAGGCCTAA
- the hisZ gene encoding ATP phosphoribosyltransferase regulatory subunit: MSDFEYSPKTAIPKGVRVFPPEETALRRWAERRILTVFERWGFQEVITPTFEYLEVFSGEPEREGGDKIFKFVDRPTGRLLALRYDPTPQVARLAATTLRHRSLPLRLSYATNIFRDEAPQTGRQREYVQLGVELIGLERPEADAEMVAMAIEGCRALGLQRFQIDVGQIEYVRGLVDALGPPPDRRRALVSAIDRKDTVEIELLVRGLDADDKSKQAVLELPMLYGGKEVLARGRDLAPNRRSQEALRNLAQVYEVLEQYGLADQVIIDLGEARAFEYHTGVTFSAFAQGLGSEISRGGRYDDLIGGFGYPCPATGFAFDLDKVMEAVATENRPPPATGQRFLIIDFNPDKRNALRVARLLREQGYTAARDIITRGLEGSFDYAKRSGIGRAIVLGLPHLPQDELLIRDLASGTEERVPVERFCGEVERGERRWLM, encoded by the coding sequence ATGAGCGACTTCGAATATTCCCCCAAGACCGCCATCCCGAAAGGGGTTCGGGTCTTTCCGCCGGAGGAGACCGCACTGCGCCGCTGGGCGGAGCGCCGGATCCTGACGGTTTTCGAGAGATGGGGGTTCCAGGAGGTCATCACCCCGACGTTCGAATATCTGGAGGTCTTCTCGGGAGAGCCGGAGCGGGAGGGCGGAGACAAGATCTTCAAGTTCGTCGATCGGCCGACCGGCCGTCTGCTCGCGCTGCGGTACGACCCGACCCCTCAGGTGGCGCGCCTCGCCGCGACCACCCTTCGGCACCGGTCCTTGCCGTTGCGTCTTTCGTACGCGACAAATATCTTTCGCGATGAGGCCCCTCAGACCGGTCGGCAACGCGAGTATGTCCAGCTTGGCGTGGAACTGATCGGGCTGGAGCGGCCGGAGGCCGATGCCGAGATGGTGGCGATGGCGATAGAAGGCTGCCGAGCCCTCGGCCTGCAGCGCTTTCAAATCGATGTGGGGCAGATCGAGTATGTGCGGGGGCTCGTCGATGCCCTGGGGCCTCCACCTGATCGACGCCGGGCGTTGGTTTCGGCCATCGATAGGAAGGATACTGTCGAGATTGAACTGCTCGTCCGAGGTCTGGACGCGGACGACAAGTCCAAGCAGGCGGTGTTGGAACTGCCGATGCTCTATGGAGGGAAGGAGGTCCTGGCTCGTGGGCGGGATCTGGCGCCTAACCGCCGGTCGCAAGAGGCCCTGCGAAACCTCGCCCAGGTCTATGAGGTGCTGGAGCAGTACGGTCTGGCGGATCAGGTCATCATTGATCTCGGTGAAGCGAGAGCCTTCGAGTACCACACCGGCGTCACCTTTTCGGCATTCGCGCAGGGCCTGGGTTCCGAGATTTCGCGCGGCGGCCGATACGACGACCTGATCGGTGGGTTCGGGTATCCGTGTCCCGCCACCGGCTTCGCCTTCGATCTGGACAAGGTCATGGAGGCGGTCGCGACCGAGAACCGGCCTCCGCCGGCGACCGGTCAGAGGTTCCTGATTATCGACTTCAACCCCGATAAGCGGAACGCCCTTCGCGTCGCGCGGCTTCTGCGGGAACAGGGTTACACGGCAGCGAGAGACATCATTACGCGGGGCCTGGAGGGCTCATTTGACTATGCCAAAAGATCCGGGATCGGCCGAGCGATCGTGCTGGGCCTTCCTCATCTGCCTCAAGATGAATTGCTTATCAGGGATCTTGCCTCTGGGACTGAGGAGCGGGTCCCGGTCGAGCGGTTTTGCGGCGAGGTCGAACGTGGAGAGCGGCGATGGCTAATGTAA
- the purA gene encoding Adenylosuccinate synthetase (IMP--aspartate ligase) (AdSS) (AMPSase) (Evidence 2a : Function of homologous gene experimentally demonstrated in an other organism; PubMedId : 10669609, 8244965; Product type e : enzyme), with product MANVIVVGTQWGDEGKGKIVDLLSEYFDAVARYQGGSNAGHTVVVEEEKIVLHLVPSGVLRKGKVCILGNGVVIDLIALIQEMDQLGRLHVKIEENFFISKNAHLVLPYHMILDAELERLREGRQIGTTRRGIGPAYVDKMARAGIRVGDLADRDRFKEQLRSNLEAKRAQFPHHQELQELDLEKMAVEQLELFERIRGFVVDSSLVIHDLIKTGKRVLFEGAQGTLLDVDLGTYPYVTSSSATAGGACTGTGVSPLTIDGVLGVTKAYATRVGEGPMPTELTDSIGQILQTRGQEFGATTGRPRRCGWFDAVAVRYSARINGLSALALMKLDVLDACDPIRICTGYRHNDRILREFPNEIGLLQACEPIYEEVPGWNQSIAGITSYKHLPANCRAYIERIEGLTGVKAGLISTGPRRDQTILRSTPALRQWGLTR from the coding sequence ATGGCTAATGTAATCGTTGTCGGCACGCAGTGGGGCGATGAAGGGAAGGGGAAGATCGTCGATCTTCTCTCCGAGTATTTCGATGCGGTGGCCCGGTACCAGGGTGGGTCCAACGCCGGCCATACGGTCGTTGTAGAAGAGGAGAAGATTGTCCTGCATCTGGTCCCGTCAGGCGTGCTGAGGAAGGGGAAGGTCTGCATTCTGGGGAACGGTGTGGTGATTGATCTGATCGCCCTCATCCAGGAAATGGATCAGCTCGGAAGGCTGCACGTCAAGATCGAGGAGAACTTTTTTATCAGCAAAAACGCGCATCTGGTGCTCCCCTATCATATGATCCTCGACGCGGAGCTGGAGCGGCTCCGAGAGGGTCGGCAGATCGGGACGACCCGACGCGGAATCGGGCCGGCCTATGTCGATAAGATGGCGAGGGCAGGGATCCGGGTGGGCGACCTGGCCGACCGCGACCGCTTCAAGGAGCAGCTCCGCAGCAACCTTGAAGCGAAGCGAGCCCAGTTTCCCCACCATCAGGAGTTGCAAGAGCTGGATCTCGAAAAGATGGCGGTGGAGCAGCTTGAACTGTTCGAGCGCATTCGCGGCTTCGTGGTAGACAGCTCCCTCGTGATTCACGACCTGATTAAAACCGGGAAGCGCGTCCTGTTTGAGGGGGCACAGGGGACCCTCCTGGACGTTGATCTTGGGACCTATCCTTATGTCACCTCATCGAGCGCCACGGCCGGAGGCGCCTGCACCGGGACCGGGGTCAGTCCGCTGACGATCGACGGTGTCCTCGGCGTCACCAAGGCCTATGCGACGCGAGTCGGCGAGGGTCCGATGCCGACGGAGCTGACGGATAGCATCGGTCAGATACTGCAGACGCGCGGGCAGGAGTTCGGGGCCACAACGGGACGACCGAGGCGCTGCGGCTGGTTCGATGCCGTGGCCGTCAGGTACAGCGCCAGAATCAACGGCCTCTCGGCTCTCGCGTTGATGAAGCTGGACGTCCTGGATGCCTGTGACCCGATCCGGATCTGTACGGGCTACCGACACAACGATAGGATTCTCCGAGAGTTTCCGAACGAAATCGGTCTGCTGCAGGCGTGTGAGCCGATCTATGAAGAGGTGCCGGGCTGGAACCAGAGTATTGCGGGTATCACCTCATACAAACATCTGCCGGCCAACTGCCGGGCCTATATCGAACGGATTGAGGGACTGACGGGGGTCAAGGCCGGGCTCATTTCGACAGGGCCCCGGCGGGACCAGACGATCCTTCGCTCGACACCGGCCTTGCGGCAGTGGGGGCTGACACGCTAA
- a CDS encoding protein of unknown function (Evidence 5 : No homology to any previously reported sequences), whose product MARRLVFSEPYSSELEATISLTAMPAPMLLHNMRKGRSVTPAMGATIRLFWSWWGPMRMNSFP is encoded by the coding sequence TTGGCGCGCCGTTTGGTTTTTTCCGAACCATACAGCAGCGAGTTGGAGGCCACCATTTCGCTAACCGCCATGCCTGCGCCCATGCTCCTGCACAACATGCGGAAAGGCCGATCCGTCACGCCAGCCATGGGGGCGACAATCAGGTTATTTTGGAGCTGGTGGGGACCGATGCGCATGAATTCTTTTCCATGA
- a CDS encoding putative tRNA-dihydrouridine synthase (Nitrogen regulation protein nifR3) (Evidence 3 : Function proposed based on presence of conserved amino acid motif, structural feature or limited homology; PubMedId : 8355615; Product type pe : putative enzyme) → MRIGPHQLQNNLIVAPMAGVTDRPFRMLCRSMGAGMAVSEMVASNSLLYGSEKTKRRANHEGETDPISVQLLGADPKMLAQAARYNVDAGAQIIDINMGCPAKKICNVMAGSALLQNEALVAQILETVVAAVSVPVTLKIRTGWDTQNRNAVRIAQIAEISGIQALAIHGRTRACAYTGEAEYDTIAAVKASVKIPIIANGDITTPEKAHYVVQHTGADAVMIGRAAQGRPWLFREIAHFLDTGLHLPAPQVVEIQRVLLNHLHGLYDLYGEHTGLRVARKHISWYTKGLAGSAQFRRCMNQLESIAEQLKVVNDFFDGQLQRGERLHYAEEQIGQ, encoded by the coding sequence ATGCGCATCGGTCCCCACCAGCTCCAAAATAACCTGATTGTCGCCCCCATGGCTGGCGTGACGGATCGGCCTTTCCGCATGTTGTGCAGGAGCATGGGCGCAGGCATGGCGGTTAGCGAAATGGTGGCCTCCAACTCGCTGCTGTATGGTTCGGAAAAAACCAAACGGCGCGCCAATCACGAGGGCGAAACCGATCCGATCTCGGTGCAGCTCCTCGGCGCCGACCCGAAAATGCTGGCACAGGCCGCCCGTTACAACGTGGATGCGGGGGCGCAAATCATAGACATCAATATGGGCTGCCCGGCGAAAAAAATCTGCAATGTGATGGCCGGTTCCGCGCTGTTGCAGAATGAGGCGCTGGTGGCGCAAATACTTGAAACGGTAGTGGCGGCGGTGAGCGTACCGGTCACCTTGAAAATCCGCACCGGATGGGATACACAAAACCGCAATGCGGTGCGCATCGCGCAGATCGCCGAAATCAGCGGTATCCAGGCGCTTGCCATTCATGGCCGCACGCGCGCCTGTGCCTACACCGGCGAGGCGGAATATGACACCATCGCGGCAGTGAAAGCCAGCGTGAAGATTCCCATCATCGCCAACGGTGACATCACTACCCCGGAAAAAGCCCACTATGTTGTGCAGCACACCGGTGCAGATGCCGTGATGATAGGCCGCGCCGCGCAGGGCCGTCCGTGGCTGTTCCGCGAAATCGCACATTTTCTTGATACCGGTCTACACCTGCCCGCGCCACAAGTGGTTGAAATCCAGCGCGTGCTGCTCAATCATCTGCACGGCCTGTACGATTTGTACGGCGAACATACCGGCTTGCGTGTGGCGCGTAAACACATCTCCTGGTACACCAAAGGGCTGGCCGGTTCGGCGCAGTTCCGTCGCTGCATGAATCAACTGGAAAGCATTGCGGAACAATTGAAGGTAGTAAATGATTTTTTTGATGGTCAGTTGCAGCGCGGGGAACGCCTGCACTATGCCGAGGAACAGATTGGACAATAG
- a CDS encoding protein of unknown function (Evidence 5 : No homology to any previously reported sequences), with translation MTICVDLPALADNQGINSVRICRADYARRYTGFQGQTQTVTLLRLHPLGPSRSRQ, from the coding sequence GTGACTATTTGTGTAGATTTGCCTGCATTGGCTGATAACCAAGGCATCAACTCAGTACGGATTTGCCGCGCCGATTATGCTCGCCGTTATACCGGATTTCAAGGACAGACGCAAACGGTAACGCTTCTTAGGCTACACCCGCTTGGGCCTTCCCGGTCCCGGCAGTAG
- a CDS encoding protein of unknown function (Evidence 5 : No homology to any previously reported sequences) — translation MKSTLPDSPSGPSRRSVYPVQSAHSFPLTPLQAECYKPDTRFYASLLPADKQDVGMARGGNPVLEGPVTT, via the coding sequence TTGAAATCGACACTGCCGGACTCACCATCGGGACCCTCAAGGCGCTCAGTTTATCCGGTCCAGTCCGCTCATTCTTTTCCATTGACACCCTTGCAAGCTGAATGCTACAAGCCGGATACTCGGTTCTATGCTTCATTACTTCCCGCAGATAAACAGGATGTCGGCATGGCTCGCGGCGGGAATCCGGTCCTAGAAGGTCCTGTGACAACCTGA